The proteins below come from a single Ruegeria sp. SCSIO 43209 genomic window:
- a CDS encoding efflux RND transporter periplasmic adaptor subunit, whose amino-acid sequence MALFVAIVVLLFDTEDTIDVQATTTSPPPPTVSVVTVASATVQAQVSAFAEVRPRWDAKLRSAVSGRIIAVHYAALAGTKVERGAPLFSIENAPYQSAVAAAEMELEQAELVLLRAQNKVTVAQRQFDRDETEPPNELAVNLPQLRIAEKSVAAAQARLNAARNELKDAEVVAPFSGFVTHRFASLGQTVNPGDALIHLSDDQQFELVAEFSQADWALLDHPISGATADLTQRSGGALGRAQVRRGGGFLDQDTRQVRVFLDVTKPDERILAGDFLQVHIPGRRISDTLTLPESVLTRAGYIWLVDDKDQLQRLSPNILFRSESTVTVSAPEGTGPWRVAKTPLASFLPGQRVTPQSDGG is encoded by the coding sequence TTGGCACTGTTTGTAGCGATCGTCGTCCTCCTGTTTGATACAGAAGATACAATTGATGTTCAGGCAACAACGACCTCACCTCCGCCACCGACCGTCTCGGTCGTCACGGTTGCTTCAGCAACCGTACAAGCGCAGGTTTCGGCGTTTGCCGAAGTTCGGCCTCGGTGGGATGCCAAGCTGCGATCTGCTGTGTCCGGGCGCATCATTGCAGTACACTACGCCGCTTTGGCAGGGACTAAGGTGGAACGGGGTGCCCCTTTGTTTTCAATCGAAAATGCACCTTATCAAAGCGCCGTTGCAGCCGCTGAGATGGAGCTTGAGCAAGCGGAACTGGTGTTATTGCGCGCGCAGAACAAAGTGACAGTCGCGCAACGACAGTTTGACCGGGATGAAACAGAACCGCCAAACGAACTGGCTGTGAATCTACCGCAATTGCGCATTGCCGAGAAATCCGTTGCAGCTGCGCAGGCACGGCTGAATGCGGCGCGAAATGAATTGAAGGACGCGGAGGTTGTCGCCCCTTTTTCGGGATTTGTAACCCATCGCTTTGCCAGCCTGGGCCAGACGGTCAACCCAGGCGATGCCCTGATACACCTTTCGGACGACCAGCAATTCGAACTGGTCGCCGAGTTTAGTCAGGCGGACTGGGCGTTGTTGGATCATCCGATCTCTGGCGCCACTGCTGATCTGACACAGCGCTCGGGCGGAGCGTTGGGGCGGGCTCAAGTCCGGCGCGGAGGAGGGTTTCTGGATCAAGACACACGGCAGGTGCGGGTCTTTCTGGATGTCACAAAGCCCGATGAACGCATACTCGCCGGAGACTTCCTGCAGGTTCACATTCCCGGACGCCGGATCTCGGACACATTAACCCTACCCGAAAGCGTCCTGACCCGTGCGGGATACATTTGGCTTGTAGACGATAAGGACCAATTGCAGAGGCTTAGCCCGAACATCCTGTTCCGCAGCGAAAGTACAGTGACGGTATCGGCTCCCGAAGGGACCGGCCCGTGGCGCGTGGCCAAAACACCTTTGGCCTCGTTTCTACCGGGTCAGCGGGTGACGCCGCAATCAGATGGGGGCTGA
- a CDS encoding TRAP transporter small permease, protein MSFWADIGAIFSAFLSQDSFEIQSALESDAAWVLGAIVSAIGGIVIMLIYRAVPFVERHLERSVMVYSYLAIALIIFWGVIDRFVFNDQEPWSTTIPPLLFMVMAWFGASYNVRLRTHLSFSEFRTAMPRAGQLACLILDAILWFIFAVIVIVTTTRLVALSASNFQIVLGTDNIMQWWFLLAAPLSFFLMVGRVFQNLADDLNNWKTGEPLIKQAVIGAD, encoded by the coding sequence ATGTCGTTTTGGGCAGACATCGGCGCGATTTTCAGCGCCTTTCTCAGCCAGGATTCGTTCGAGATTCAATCCGCGCTGGAATCCGACGCCGCCTGGGTGTTGGGCGCGATTGTCTCGGCGATTGGCGGAATCGTGATCATGTTGATCTATCGGGCGGTGCCCTTTGTTGAACGTCATCTGGAACGGTCGGTGATGGTGTATTCCTACCTTGCGATCGCATTAATCATCTTCTGGGGCGTGATCGACCGGTTTGTGTTCAACGATCAGGAACCCTGGTCGACCACCATTCCCCCGCTGCTGTTCATGGTCATGGCGTGGTTTGGGGCGTCGTACAATGTCCGCCTGCGCACACATTTGAGCTTCAGCGAATTCCGCACTGCAATGCCGAGGGCTGGGCAATTGGCTTGCCTGATACTCGACGCGATATTGTGGTTCATCTTTGCGGTGATCGTCATCGTGACCACAACACGGCTGGTGGCATTGTCGGCATCAAACTTTCAGATCGTTCTGGGAACAGACAATATCATGCAGTGGTGGTTCCTTCTGGCCGCACCGCTGTCGTTCTTTCTGATGGTCGGGCGCGTGTTTCAGAACCTTGCCGATGATCTGAACAACTGGAAAACAGGCGAGCCGCTGATCAAGCAGGCCGTGATCGGAGCAGACTGA
- a CDS encoding IclR family transcriptional regulator: MAETETQDKETQIPTNLRLLLILEEVARRGVAVKPSDLIEALGLAKPTIHRLLQTAEAEGFLQRDLDGRSYGPGHRLRLLSVNTMSSEHLRTARLAILRSVAEQVGETCNLAIPDREGMIYLDRVETKWPLRIQLPVGTQVPFHCTASGKMYLSTLRQKTLDGFLSAGNLQPQTESSLTDPQSLRMEIQHIAQNGYSTDDEEFMSGMAALAVPVQDGQGRLVGTLSVHAPTQRHNVNSLMSFLGILKKGANELSALLTT; this comes from the coding sequence ATGGCCGAAACGGAAACACAAGACAAAGAAACCCAGATCCCAACTAACTTGCGCCTTCTCCTCATCCTTGAGGAGGTGGCGCGACGCGGGGTTGCCGTCAAACCATCGGACCTGATCGAGGCACTCGGTCTGGCGAAACCAACAATCCACCGTTTGTTGCAAACAGCAGAGGCCGAAGGTTTCCTGCAGCGTGATCTGGATGGCCGCTCATACGGTCCCGGGCACCGTCTAAGGTTGCTTTCAGTCAACACCATGTCGTCCGAGCATCTGCGCACAGCGCGTTTGGCGATCTTACGCAGTGTCGCCGAGCAGGTTGGTGAGACCTGCAATCTCGCCATCCCTGACCGAGAGGGCATGATCTATCTTGACCGGGTTGAGACGAAGTGGCCTTTGCGCATTCAATTACCGGTCGGGACACAGGTTCCCTTTCATTGCACCGCCAGCGGCAAGATGTACTTGTCCACGCTCCGGCAGAAAACGCTGGATGGATTTCTTTCAGCAGGAAATCTACAGCCACAGACTGAAAGTTCCCTGACCGATCCGCAGTCATTGCGCATGGAAATCCAACATATCGCTCAGAACGGTTATTCCACTGATGATGAAGAGTTCATGAGTGGAATGGCAGCCCTAGCAGTACCCGTTCAAGATGGGCAAGGCCGATTGGTGGGCACACTTTCGGTTCATGCACCGACACAACGTCACAACGTCAACAGCCTGATGTCGTTTCTGGGTATCCTGAAAAAGGGGGCAAATGAACTTTCGGCTCTGTTAACCACGTGA
- a CDS encoding GMC family oxidoreductase, with product MEVDYAVVGAGSSGCVIANRLSADPNTTVALLEAGGRDTNPWIHIPVGYFKTMHNPSVDWCYRTEPDPGLNGRSIDWPRGKVLGGSSSLNGLLYVRGQKEDYDRWRQMGNEGWGWDDVLPLFKRCEDQERGEDEYHGVDGPLSVSNMRIQRPICDAWVAAAQAAGYPFNPDYNGAEQEGVGYFQLTTRNGRRCSAAVAYLKPIRGRQNLNIITKALVSHVVLDGKKVTGLVYRDRSGNEQTLTVRREVILSGGAINSPQILMLSGIGEPDHLKENGIKPLHALPGVGKGLQDHLQARLVFKCNEPTLNDEVRSLFNQARIALKYALFRAGPMTMAASLATGFMKTRPDVETPDIQFHVQPWSADSPGEGVHPFSAFTMSVCQLRPESRGELRLNGPDPSEHVKIIPNYLSTETDCRTIVDGVNIARGIAKQNPLASKISEEFRPTAELSCEDYEGTLDWARSNSVSIYHPTGTCAMGNAETSVVDARLKVHGISNLRVADCSIMPEIVSGNTNAPAIMIGEKASDLIKADA from the coding sequence ATGGAGGTGGATTATGCAGTTGTTGGCGCAGGATCGTCGGGCTGTGTCATTGCCAATCGGTTGAGCGCAGACCCCAACACAACTGTTGCGCTGCTCGAAGCAGGTGGCCGCGATACCAACCCGTGGATTCACATCCCCGTCGGCTATTTCAAAACGATGCATAACCCCTCGGTTGACTGGTGCTATCGCACTGAGCCCGACCCCGGCCTTAACGGTCGATCCATCGACTGGCCACGGGGCAAGGTACTGGGTGGCTCATCTTCGCTGAACGGGTTGCTCTATGTGCGTGGCCAGAAGGAAGATTACGACCGCTGGCGGCAAATGGGCAACGAGGGTTGGGGCTGGGACGATGTGCTACCCCTGTTCAAACGCTGTGAGGATCAAGAACGCGGCGAGGATGAATATCATGGCGTCGATGGCCCCTTGTCAGTGTCCAACATGCGCATTCAGCGCCCGATCTGCGATGCCTGGGTCGCAGCAGCACAGGCCGCCGGTTACCCGTTCAACCCAGATTATAACGGGGCCGAGCAAGAAGGCGTGGGTTACTTCCAACTGACCACGCGCAATGGGCGCCGCTGTAGCGCCGCCGTCGCCTATCTCAAGCCCATTCGCGGTCGTCAGAACCTCAACATCATCACCAAAGCGCTTGTGTCGCATGTGGTTCTGGATGGGAAAAAAGTAACCGGGCTGGTCTACCGGGATCGTTCTGGTAACGAGCAGACACTGACTGTTCGGCGCGAGGTCATCCTGTCCGGCGGGGCGATCAACTCTCCCCAAATCCTGATGTTGTCAGGGATCGGAGAGCCGGATCATCTAAAGGAAAATGGTATCAAACCGCTGCACGCCCTGCCGGGTGTTGGCAAAGGTCTTCAGGATCACTTGCAGGCGCGGCTGGTGTTCAAATGCAATGAGCCCACACTGAATGACGAAGTTCGCAGCCTGTTCAATCAGGCGCGAATCGCGCTGAAATATGCACTATTTCGTGCGGGTCCGATGACAATGGCCGCCAGCCTTGCGACTGGTTTCATGAAAACCCGGCCCGATGTTGAGACGCCCGACATTCAGTTCCACGTGCAACCCTGGTCCGCCGACAGCCCAGGCGAAGGTGTGCATCCGTTTTCGGCCTTCACGATGTCGGTCTGCCAACTGCGTCCGGAAAGTCGGGGAGAGCTGCGCCTGAACGGACCGGACCCATCCGAACATGTCAAGATCATCCCGAACTATCTGTCCACTGAAACGGATTGCCGAACCATTGTCGACGGCGTGAACATCGCGCGCGGGATTGCCAAACAAAACCCTCTGGCCTCGAAGATATCAGAAGAGTTTCGACCAACGGCAGAGCTGAGCTGCGAAGATTATGAAGGCACTCTGGATTGGGCCAGATCGAACAGCGTGTCGATCTACCACCCAACCGGCACCTGCGCGATGGGGAACGCCGAGACGTCTGTTGTCGACGCAAGACTAAAGGTACACGGTATTTCGAACCTGCGGGTGGCTGATTGTTCGATCATGCCGGAAATCGTCAGCGGCAACACCAACGCACCAGCGATCATGATTGGCGAAAAGGCAAGCGACCTGATTAAGGCGGATGCTTGA
- a CDS encoding efflux RND transporter permease subunit has translation MHALTSWFIRNPVAANLMMALILFLGVQTLLNIRIEGFPRIPPESVTIAIEFPDATAEQVDELVTQKVEQALEGLEGVRSVTSRSQNDLSVVTVRRAGGQKLQAVLDRVRIRIDGLTDLPDTARRPVIEASGFDFPALYLNLFGETDPATLQSLAQRLKEELLAQPELSRLQIWGLIPRELRIEIDPALLRHYGLTVSDVTRAIEGNSLAFQAGRLRTDGGTIYLRADDRAKYVPEYAALPIIERDDGSYVPLGDIAKIEDGFQDGEYLFRLNGKPTVGMEVLVGQKENLLEISDVVRSTIDEFSRQLPSQVQVEVWGDSAGYISDRLALLRSNGVQGLILVTLMLSIFLNVRLAFWVAMGIPVSVMGALAVSGSKWVDYSLNDVTTFGLIIALGILVDDAVVVGESVFEERRKGKDPIRDTERGVHRVAVATVFGVLTTIAAFFPMLLIDNPLGKVLAGFAGIVILTLIFSLIESKFILPAHLAQVSMRQERRYLPTRLWGRVQDSAQGGLYWVRDCIYQPLLVAAVRQRYAVLILFIAAATLGLGLMYKGKVRTVFFPEVPGQVITMNLEMDARAPFALTRTNVNRIEAVLNELNVELAEEASMSAPPVQTVFTIINSAGNAQIFAEMIPVAKRPNVPILSVVREWRDRVGAVEGATELEFTGSETLAGGFRIRLASKDEDLLQQASAEMKGFLSNIEGVANVRDGLVGGQPELKLRLRPDARHLGFNAEALARQIGYGFGGAEVTKVRRDGSEVRVVVQNARENRDTLADLVQTRLRSASGAWVPLETVAEIEGTYASGTIDRRDGKRMNIVAASIDRDLVAPEEVGQAVFEQLVPKLRAKYPSVTVLPAGELEEMADISDGLKRALLLAAVLIYVLMAVPLKSYWQPFVILAIVPFGFIAAAVGHLIMGVSLSLFSFFGMLALTGVIVNDSLVMITRYNQAREEGQPVNLALRSAGIGRFKAIFLTTATTVIGLLPLLTETSEQAQYLIPAAISLAFGELFGTALMLLLVPALIAITEDVIAIFKSPLPQPSEERTKP, from the coding sequence ATGCATGCTCTGACATCCTGGTTTATCCGAAATCCGGTCGCTGCCAATCTGATGATGGCACTGATCCTATTTCTTGGGGTGCAAACGCTGCTGAACATTCGGATCGAAGGCTTCCCCCGCATTCCGCCGGAAAGTGTTACAATCGCGATCGAGTTTCCGGACGCTACAGCCGAACAGGTTGATGAATTGGTGACCCAGAAAGTTGAGCAGGCCCTCGAAGGTTTGGAGGGCGTGCGTAGTGTGACATCACGATCCCAAAATGACCTAAGTGTCGTGACTGTCCGCCGCGCAGGTGGCCAGAAACTACAAGCCGTCCTGGATCGTGTCCGTATTCGGATCGACGGCTTGACTGATCTGCCTGATACTGCGCGCCGACCCGTGATCGAAGCCTCGGGTTTCGATTTCCCGGCGCTGTATCTGAACTTGTTCGGAGAAACAGACCCCGCCACATTGCAGAGCTTGGCGCAACGCCTGAAAGAAGAGTTGCTGGCGCAACCGGAATTGTCGCGGTTGCAAATCTGGGGCCTGATACCGCGTGAATTACGCATCGAAATCGACCCGGCGTTGCTGCGCCACTATGGGTTGACGGTTTCGGATGTGACCCGCGCCATCGAAGGGAATTCGCTGGCCTTTCAGGCAGGTCGTCTGAGGACTGATGGCGGTACGATTTATCTGCGGGCCGATGACAGGGCGAAATACGTGCCGGAATACGCAGCTCTGCCGATCATCGAACGTGACGACGGGTCCTATGTGCCTTTGGGCGATATTGCCAAAATCGAAGACGGGTTTCAGGACGGCGAGTATTTGTTTCGCCTGAACGGCAAACCAACCGTAGGGATGGAGGTTCTGGTCGGGCAGAAGGAAAACCTGCTGGAGATCAGTGATGTCGTGCGCAGCACGATTGACGAGTTCAGCCGACAGCTGCCGTCGCAGGTTCAGGTCGAGGTTTGGGGTGATAGCGCTGGCTACATCTCGGACCGTCTGGCGCTGTTGCGCTCAAACGGGGTGCAGGGTTTGATCCTTGTGACCCTGATGCTGTCGATTTTCCTGAACGTGCGTTTGGCCTTCTGGGTTGCCATGGGCATTCCCGTTTCGGTCATGGGGGCGCTTGCTGTCTCGGGCTCGAAATGGGTGGACTATTCGCTGAACGATGTCACGACTTTTGGTCTGATCATTGCCTTGGGAATTCTGGTCGATGATGCCGTTGTAGTCGGCGAAAGCGTTTTTGAAGAACGCCGCAAGGGGAAGGACCCGATTAGGGACACGGAACGCGGCGTACATCGCGTGGCTGTTGCGACCGTTTTTGGCGTGCTGACCACAATCGCAGCCTTTTTCCCGATGCTGTTGATCGACAATCCGCTGGGCAAGGTACTTGCCGGGTTCGCGGGCATCGTGATCCTGACGCTGATCTTTTCGCTTATCGAAAGCAAATTCATCCTGCCCGCCCATCTGGCGCAGGTTTCGATGCGGCAAGAGCGTCGATACTTGCCGACCCGCTTGTGGGGGCGGGTACAGGATTCTGCGCAGGGCGGGTTGTACTGGGTGCGGGATTGCATCTACCAGCCTTTGCTCGTCGCGGCGGTGCGTCAGCGCTACGCTGTGCTGATCTTGTTCATTGCCGCCGCAACGCTGGGGCTTGGCCTGATGTACAAGGGCAAGGTCAGGACGGTGTTCTTTCCCGAGGTGCCCGGTCAGGTCATCACGATGAACCTGGAAATGGATGCCCGCGCCCCCTTTGCACTGACCCGCACGAACGTGAATCGGATCGAAGCCGTGTTGAACGAGCTGAACGTCGAGCTTGCAGAAGAGGCGAGTATGTCTGCTCCACCCGTTCAGACAGTATTCACCATCATCAACAGCGCTGGAAATGCCCAAATTTTCGCTGAAATGATCCCGGTAGCTAAGCGTCCGAATGTCCCGATCCTTTCCGTGGTCCGCGAATGGCGCGACCGGGTCGGTGCGGTCGAGGGTGCCACCGAGTTGGAGTTCACCGGATCGGAAACGCTTGCCGGAGGGTTCCGAATCCGGTTGGCGTCAAAAGACGAAGACCTTCTGCAGCAAGCCAGCGCCGAAATGAAAGGTTTCCTGTCGAACATCGAGGGCGTGGCAAATGTAAGGGATGGGTTGGTGGGCGGCCAACCTGAACTGAAACTCCGCCTGCGCCCGGACGCGCGGCACCTTGGTTTTAACGCCGAGGCTCTGGCCAGACAGATTGGCTATGGGTTCGGCGGGGCCGAGGTGACCAAGGTCAGACGCGATGGGTCCGAAGTCCGCGTAGTCGTACAGAACGCGCGTGAAAACCGCGATACGTTGGCGGATCTGGTGCAGACCCGGTTGCGCAGCGCATCCGGCGCTTGGGTGCCGCTTGAGACCGTCGCCGAAATCGAGGGCACCTATGCCTCTGGCACTATCGATCGCCGTGACGGCAAGCGCATGAACATCGTAGCAGCGTCCATCGACCGCGACCTTGTTGCTCCCGAAGAGGTGGGGCAGGCGGTGTTCGAGCAGCTGGTCCCGAAACTCCGTGCCAAATATCCCAGCGTAACCGTCCTGCCGGCCGGTGAACTGGAAGAAATGGCCGATATAAGCGATGGCCTGAAGCGCGCGCTGTTGCTGGCAGCCGTTCTGATCTATGTGCTGATGGCCGTGCCGTTGAAAAGCTATTGGCAGCCTTTCGTCATTCTGGCCATCGTGCCATTCGGCTTTATCGCAGCCGCCGTCGGGCACCTGATCATGGGTGTCTCACTGTCGCTGTTTTCGTTCTTCGGCATGCTTGCTCTGACCGGTGTGATTGTGAACGACAGTCTGGTCATGATCACCCGCTACAATCAGGCGCGAGAGGAAGGTCAGCCCGTGAATCTGGCGCTGAGAAGCGCAGGCATTGGACGTTTCAAGGCGATCTTTCTGACCACCGCAACTACAGTGATTGGTCTGCTGCCTTTGCTGACCGAAACCTCTGAGCAAGCGCAGTATCTGATCCCTGCGGCAATCTCTTTAGCTTTTGGAGAACTCTTCGGCACAGCCCTCATGCTGCTGTTGGTGCCGGCACTGATCGCCATCACCGAGGATGTCATTGCCATTTTCAAGTCACCCCTTCCGCAGCCTTCTGAAGAAAGAACAAAGCCATGA
- a CDS encoding TetR/AcrR family transcriptional regulator, with the protein MSDDTKKPESIREKATAKRRNQILEAAVMCFLERGYHQTGVRDIAARAGVSLGNLYNHFRGKHDVLVEIAILERREMEPFLKILNSNAPAPKVIRKFIKAYAKYLAAPENVILTLEISSEAVRQPDIAQLFVENRSSLTEALEAVVKRGITGGELRTVPDPLQASQLVIEVLEGSAYRSVLSEMPMTGIIVCAEDFIMSSLLARH; encoded by the coding sequence ATGTCCGATGACACCAAGAAGCCGGAATCAATCCGGGAAAAGGCTACAGCCAAGCGTCGCAACCAGATTTTAGAGGCCGCAGTTATGTGTTTCCTTGAGCGCGGCTATCATCAGACAGGCGTCCGCGATATCGCAGCGCGGGCGGGCGTCAGCCTTGGAAATCTCTATAATCATTTTCGCGGCAAACATGATGTGCTTGTAGAAATCGCAATACTTGAACGCCGCGAGATGGAGCCGTTTCTGAAAATCCTGAACTCAAATGCGCCCGCGCCCAAAGTCATAAGAAAGTTCATCAAGGCCTACGCAAAATACCTTGCTGCGCCGGAAAACGTTATATTAACATTGGAAATTTCGAGCGAAGCAGTTCGTCAACCGGACATCGCGCAGCTGTTCGTCGAGAACCGGTCGAGTTTGACTGAGGCCCTGGAAGCCGTAGTGAAGCGAGGAATTACCGGCGGTGAATTGCGCACCGTTCCGGATCCCCTTCAGGCGTCACAACTGGTGATCGAAGTTCTGGAAGGCAGTGCATATCGTAGTGTGCTGTCAGAAATGCCCATGACCGGGATCATTGTGTGCGCTGAAGACTTTATTATGAGTTCCCTGCTGGCACGTCATTAG
- a CDS encoding TRAP transporter large permease produces the protein MTDGTMVTLISLAVTFLFMLGVPVLLVIGYWVIGCSFVLGLTLDNMGAELLNVFNKGFALLAMPLFILTGDLINKSGIARRLSDFAYACLGWIRGGLAMASLGACGLFAAISGSNSATTATIGSMLHPEMVKGGYDERFSAATAAAGGTVGIIIPPSIIFIVYGFLMNLPISELFVAGILPGALMVFGMQFACWIICRMNGWGHLIPLQLNRVLKTAFGAWLGFFAIGLVLWGIYTGKFSPTEAAGVTVGFCVIAGLVSYPINRIMGARNDISPTEKSYAEMFVVEGFTIPEIPSIVIRSAQITGILAPLIAISVVMQQILSLLGAQQTIGDFVTSMGGYHAVLFTSMVIVFFSGMVLESLPVTIILAPILAPIAASVGIDPIHFSVIFLVGASIGFITPPYGLNLYVASGVTGVPYFRLLRYTVPYLAALISVWILISLVPDLALILLPNN, from the coding sequence ATGACAGACGGAACTATGGTCACACTGATCTCTCTTGCGGTCACCTTTCTGTTCATGCTGGGCGTGCCGGTTTTGCTGGTAATCGGCTATTGGGTCATCGGCTGTTCGTTTGTTCTTGGCCTAACGCTGGACAACATGGGTGCTGAACTTCTGAACGTGTTCAACAAGGGTTTCGCCTTGCTGGCGATGCCGCTTTTCATCCTGACCGGCGACCTGATCAATAAATCGGGCATCGCGCGGCGGCTCAGCGATTTCGCCTATGCCTGTCTGGGCTGGATACGCGGTGGATTAGCGATGGCGTCACTCGGCGCTTGTGGGCTGTTTGCTGCGATCTCGGGGTCGAACTCGGCAACGACAGCCACCATTGGCTCGATGCTGCACCCCGAGATGGTCAAAGGGGGGTATGACGAACGGTTCAGCGCGGCCACGGCGGCGGCAGGCGGTACGGTGGGGATCATCATTCCTCCCTCGATTATCTTCATCGTCTACGGCTTCCTGATGAACCTGCCGATTTCCGAGCTATTCGTGGCGGGTATCCTTCCGGGCGCGCTGATGGTTTTTGGCATGCAATTCGCGTGCTGGATCATTTGCCGCATGAACGGGTGGGGTCATCTGATCCCGCTGCAACTGAACCGGGTGCTGAAGACCGCATTCGGGGCATGGCTTGGATTTTTCGCCATCGGCCTGGTGCTGTGGGGTATCTATACGGGCAAATTCTCACCAACTGAGGCAGCCGGAGTGACGGTCGGCTTCTGCGTTATTGCAGGGTTGGTCAGCTATCCGATCAATCGGATCATGGGCGCGCGGAACGACATCTCACCCACCGAAAAAAGCTATGCCGAGATGTTTGTCGTCGAAGGCTTCACGATCCCCGAGATCCCCTCAATCGTGATCCGCTCGGCCCAGATCACAGGTATCCTCGCACCGCTGATCGCGATTTCTGTGGTGATGCAGCAGATCCTTTCATTGCTTGGCGCTCAGCAAACCATTGGGGATTTCGTAACCTCGATGGGAGGCTACCATGCGGTTCTGTTTACTTCGATGGTGATCGTTTTCTTCTCGGGCATGGTACTCGAAAGCCTGCCTGTCACGATCATCCTGGCCCCGATTCTGGCACCGATTGCGGCCTCGGTCGGGATTGATCCGATCCATTTCTCGGTAATCTTCCTTGTGGGGGCTTCGATTGGCTTCATCACACCACCCTACGGTCTCAATCTCTACGTGGCATCAGGGGTGACTGGCGTTCCCTACTTCCGTCTGCTTCGGTACACTGTGCCCTATCTAGCAGCGCTGATATCAGTGTGGATTTTGATCTCGCTTGTACCTGATCTGGCCTTGATCCTGCTGCCAAATAACTAG
- a CDS encoding TRAP transporter substrate-binding protein has product MEIGRKLSGISRRDFFRVAGRYGMSSTLLAAGGFGGAMSLANLAQAAESTYEKRFSKEPKHTLKFGASGFNTRNLLIERAGAIEFARDLEERTDGEIRIEFIGDNQICGQLSCVEKTQQGIVDIYAASTQNSAGGAPYLNVLDYAYMFPSRAAQYHFFYSPASQRILRDPLEKRHGLKFLFTHCELRGLQMGSTFADKPTVTKLEELFGTKNRVTGTQLGRIAMQLLNLNPVPVAWEETLDALKTGLIDGAETWASAVAYANMAPVVSQSVNLKFFCGTEHTSMSAEVFDGLSGELQDAVMESSYFTQALIQGANEAALLNTVGFSEPQLPDTIFAENGVRPAFLADDQIKLAEEMCAPNYNPEPWAQWRERLNKWAGGIDTYQEIYDIAREIPADTLPENVEPRRWWKGEA; this is encoded by the coding sequence ATGGAGATCGGACGGAAACTAAGTGGTATTTCACGGCGAGATTTCTTCCGCGTGGCCGGGCGTTACGGCATGAGTTCGACACTGCTGGCGGCAGGCGGGTTCGGCGGCGCGATGAGTCTGGCGAATCTGGCGCAGGCCGCCGAATCCACCTATGAGAAGCGCTTTTCGAAAGAGCCGAAGCACACGCTGAAATTCGGCGCGTCGGGTTTCAACACCCGCAACCTGTTGATTGAGCGCGCCGGCGCAATCGAGTTCGCGCGCGACCTGGAAGAACGCACGGACGGCGAGATTCGCATCGAATTCATCGGCGACAACCAGATCTGCGGCCAGCTGAGCTGTGTCGAAAAGACCCAACAGGGGATCGTCGATATTTATGCTGCCTCAACTCAGAACTCGGCCGGAGGCGCACCTTATCTGAACGTGCTGGACTATGCCTATATGTTCCCCAGCCGCGCGGCGCAGTATCACTTCTTCTATAGCCCGGCGAGCCAGCGCATCCTGCGTGATCCGCTGGAAAAACGGCACGGGTTGAAGTTCCTGTTTACCCATTGTGAGCTACGCGGCCTGCAAATGGGTTCGACCTTTGCCGACAAGCCGACCGTCACCAAACTGGAAGAGTTGTTTGGTACCAAGAACCGCGTGACGGGTACGCAGTTGGGCCGGATTGCAATGCAATTGCTGAATCTGAACCCAGTCCCGGTGGCTTGGGAAGAGACGCTGGATGCGCTTAAGACAGGGCTGATCGATGGGGCGGAAACCTGGGCCTCGGCCGTGGCTTACGCCAACATGGCGCCGGTGGTTTCGCAGTCGGTCAATCTGAAATTTTTCTGCGGCACTGAACATACGTCCATGTCGGCCGAGGTCTTTGACGGCCTGAGTGGAGAATTGCAAGACGCAGTTATGGAATCTTCCTACTTCACTCAAGCGTTGATCCAGGGTGCGAATGAAGCCGCATTGCTGAATACGGTAGGCTTCTCGGAGCCGCAATTGCCGGACACTATCTTCGCCGAAAATGGCGTGCGCCCGGCATTCCTGGCTGACGATCAGATCAAGCTGGCCGAAGAGATGTGCGCTCCGAACTACAACCCAGAGCCTTGGGCCCAGTGGCGCGAACGTCTGAATAAATGGGCAGGCGGCATTGATACCTATCAGGAAATCTACGACATCGCGCGCGAGATTCCGGCCGACACCCTGCCGGAAAATGTCGAACCGCGCCGTTGGTGGAAAGGCGAAGCCTGA